From one Esox lucius isolate fEsoLuc1 chromosome 11, fEsoLuc1.pri, whole genome shotgun sequence genomic stretch:
- the LOC105007753 gene encoding ATP-sensitive inward rectifier potassium channel 12, producing MTVVGAHRYSIVSSEEEGLRLSTMPAVTMGNGFGNGKIHTTGRKCRSRFVNKNGQCNVRFSHMDEKSQRYMSDIFTTCVDIRWRWMFLMFTLVFVVSWLAFGLAFWGIAKLHGDMDNPGGGNDNFTPCVLQVNSFVAAFLFSVETQTTIGYGFRCVTEECPIAVFMVVFQSIFGCIIDSFMIGAILAKMARPKKRAETLLFSNNAVIAMRDGRLCLMWRVGNLRKSHMVEAHVRAQLIKPRITEEGEYIPLDQIDINVGYDTGIDRIFLVSPLTIVHKIDEESPLFGISKQDLELSDFEIVVILEGMVEATAMTAQARSSYLSSEILWGHRFEPVVFEENSQYKVDYAHFHKTFEVPSTPLCSAKEMAENEDENNISTPTANSFCYENELVFNSRDEDDEDGDEDGNRAPELERLQATISLDQRSFRRESEI from the coding sequence ATGACTGTGGTTGGGGCACACCGCTACAGCATTGTGTCCTCGGAGGAAGAAGGTCTGCGTCTCAGCACCATGCCAGCTGTTACCATGGGCAACGGCTTTGGCAATGGCAAGATCCACACGACGGGTCGCAAGTGCCGCAGCCGCTTTGTGAACAAGAACGGGCAGTGCAACGTGCGCTTTTCACACATGGACGAGAAGTCTCAACGTTACATGTCGGACATCTTCACCACATGCGTGGACATCCGCTGGCGCTGGATGTTTCTGATGTTCACCCTGGTGTTTGTGGTGTCCTGGCTGGCTTTTGGCCTGGCCTTCTGGGGGATTGCAAAGCTTCATGGGGACATGGATAACCCAGGTGGTGGCAATGATAACTTTACCCCCTGTGTATTGCAGGTCAACAGCTTCGTGGCTGCCTTCCTGTTCTCCGTAGAGACGCAGACCACCATTGGCTACGGCTTCCGCTGCGTGACCGAGGAGTGCCCCATAGCTGTCTTCATGGTGGTCTTTCAGTCAATCTTCGGCTGCATAATTGACTCCTTCATGATCGGCGCCATATTGGCCAAGATGGCACGACCTAAGAAGCGTGCGGAGACACTGCTGTTTAGCAACAATGCGGTGATCGCCATGCGGGACGGCAGGCTGTGCCTCATGTGGAGAGTTGGCAACCTGAGGAAGAGCCACATGGTAGAGGCCCACGTCCGGGCCCAACTCATCAAGCCCCGCATTACAGAAGAGGGTGAGTACATCCCCTTGGACCAGATCGATATCAACGTTGGGTACGACACAGGCATTGACCGTATCTTCCTAGTCTCCCCACTCACCATTGTGCACAAGATCGATGAGGAGAGCCCCCTGTTCGGCATCAGTAAACAGGATCTGGAATTGTCCGATTTTGAAATAGTAGTGATACTTGAAGGAATGGTTGAAGCCACAGCTATGACAGCACAGGCTCGCAGCTCCTATCTGTCTTCTGAGATCCTGTGGGGTCACCGCTTCGAACCTGTAGTCTTTGAGGAGAATAGCCAGTACAAAGTGGATTACGCTCATTTCCACAAAACTTTTGAGGTGCCGTCCACTCCCCTGTGCAGTGCCAAGGAAATGGCAGAGAATGAAGATGAGAACAATATTTCTACACCAACAGCCAACTCTTTCTGTTATGAGAACGAGTTGGTCTTCAACAGCCGggatgaggatgatgaggatGGGGATGAGGATGGCAATAGGGCGCCAGAACTGGAGAGATTACAGGCCACCATCAGCCTTGACCAGAGGTCATTTCGTAGAGAATCTGAGATATGA